A region of the Oligoflexus sp. genome:
ACCCGAGCCATGCGAAAGAATCAGGTGCATGACCGTGATGGACTCCGGGTAGCCTTCCTCAAATTTGGCAAGGAACGCGCGACCGACGTTGAAGTCATAGCGGTGAATCAGATTCAGCACCGGCTCCAGCATGTTCGCGGGCGAGATGTTTTTGAAACCCAGGGTCAGACGCGCGCTGGTCGAGTTATCGATCGTATCGAGGATGGTGTGCGCACCCTGATGCTCGATCATGTGCTTGACCATGCGATAGGTCAAGGACAGACGGGCCGTGGTCGCATAGGTCACCAGATCGTTATCGAGCCCTTCGAGGTAACGATTCACGTCCTTTTCCGCGCCGTATTCTTCCTGCATCATCTGCCGGGAATATTCGATCTTGTCGGCAATATGCTTATTGCCGCGATCCAGCGCCTTGTGCTTCGAGCAGATAAAGGTCGAAAGGAAGAGAAGCTTATCGCGCGAGAAATAAACCGCACCCATCTTCAGGTCGTTGCCTTTGATGCGGGTCGCCATGTCGATCAGAATTTTCCGATCGCCGCCTGGCCCGATATAGGTCACCTTGGAACGATCACGGTCCCAGAGTTCCACCGTCTGCTTCGTTTCAAAGACGTGGCCCGTGATGATCGCCGAAAGGTGACGAACCTTTTCCTGCCGCGGCGTGGTCTGATAATAAATCGGTGGCATGGCATTGAAAAACCATGGGGTCAGGATCGAAATGCTGTGATCCAGACCAATGCGCACGGTTTCCGCGATGTCCTCGATATAATGTTCCAGCTGCTCGCCGGACATCTCCCTCGCATACGAAGGGGATTCCACGCTGTCCTGGAAATCGAGACTCAACTCACCGTCGTGTCGCTTCTTCACTTTTTCTGTAGTGGATGTCTTCATGTTAACGGGTCCTAATATTCGCCATTATTTTCAGGCGGCGCCCCCTTATTCGAACGCCGTCATCCTTCATTTGCTATCAAGAAAGCTCTGCCACTGGTCATTCAAACGAACGAAACTCGATCCCGACAGTCCCCCTTCGCGGGCGTGGATGTCGAGCAGATCATCGGCCGGTGTCCGCATTCGATCGGTGTAATATTCCAAGTAAGCTTCAAATATACGCGACGTATCAGCCCCTTGGAAACAGGGCGGCAGACCGCCAAAGGCATCACGCGCAATCCGCATGATTTTCTGGGCTAGCTGAGCCATCTCGGGATTTTGCAGCCCCTTGGTGGAATGCTGCCAGTATTCGATCAGTCGGCCGCGCAAAGGCAGGAGCAGATCAAGTCCGGCATGCAGCGCCGCATCGTTATAAAGCATAGCCACATAGAATGCCGCCGGCGCCACCTGCCAGAACCTGGTCTGGCAATCGAGCGAACGCAGCTCCATGAAACCGCGGGCCCTGACTTCGGGGAACTGCAGCGAAAGATGCGTCTGCAGATCCTTCAGCGTGGGTTTCACGCCGTCGATGCCATGCTCGACCCAATCCTTGAAACGGAAGCGGCCATCCATCACGCGATACTGGAGGGGTTCAGCGAAGACCACGCGACCATTCATGATGAAATCATAATAGGTTTGAACGCAGGCCTTGCGATCCATGGACTTCACGACGCCTTCCAGATAGGGAAAGCCGGTCCGCGAATCATCCATATGCTGCCAGGTGCGCGCGCGATTGCTCAGATAGCCGTTGACCTTGCCATCCATGAAGGGCGAATTCGCGAACATCGCCGTTGCAAAAGGCGCGAGGAGGTTCGACAGAAGATAACGCTTGGCGAGCACCTCATCGTTGCCGCCAAAATCCAGGTTGACCTGAATCGTACAGGTCTGCCGCATCATGCGCCGACCGAATTCATTTTGATTGGTGAAGAAGGCATCCATCGCGCGATAACGAGGCTTGGTCATCTGCAGTCCGATTTCGTCCACAGTCAGCCAGGGATTCATGCCGACCTGAACGATGCTCACGCCTTTTTCGGCCAGGGCGGTATCCAGAATGCCCTGAATGCTCTGCATCCTTTGAATCGCTTCCGACAGGCACGGATAGGGTCGCGTGGAAAATTCCAGCTGACCGCCCGGCTCGAAGCTGATCATATCCGAGTCGTCCAGACTGATCGTCAGAAGATGCGTGGGATCATCGGGCTGGTAATTATATCGCCAGACTGACTGCTGAGCCTTCATGCTTTCCAGTGCCGGAACCAGTCCACCCTGGTCGAAGAGAGGCACCGTCGCGGGTTTCTTCTCATCCATGGACTTCGTCCAGAGCGGCAGCATCTCAACTTCAAGACCGACCAGCCCTGGCCACTTTGGATATTTGGTGCAGTAGTCCGCGGGGCGTAGCGGAAAGACTTTGTGGTACACGTATTCGTAGCAGGCCTCGGCACTCAAGGTTTCCTGCTTCTGATCCGCCATGCTTGACCTCTTTTTCAGTATAACCTGTCCACCTTCGTAGGCCCGGTTATACCCTGGCAGCACCAAACTGCACAAGTGTCCGCTCCCACGGGGTCGCCTTTTGTAAGAAAAGCGCCGCCGGAACCCGGTCCGTGGCGCTTTTTCGCTCAGTTAAAAGCTCTTACTGGGCTTCCACTTCCACATTGATCGCAAAATTCAAAATCCCATAGCGTCGCACGGCGTCGATCAGCTTGACGACATCGCCATGGGGCGTTTTCACGTCAGCGGAAATCAGCGCCTGCACGTCGGGCTTGGCTTTCTTGCGTTCGGCGATCACCTGAGGCAGCTCTTCATAGCTGATCGGCTTGCCATCCAGAAAAAGTTTGGAGTCCTTATCGATGCTGAAACCGAGGTTGGTCGCGCCGGTGTCCTGACCCGTCGCGGCCTTGGGCAGCTCAAGGTTGATGGACTGATTCGTGATATAGTTGGCGGTGACCATGAAGATGATCAGGAGCACGAGCATCACGTCCACAAGGGGCGTTACGTTGATATCGTTAATACCTTCTTCATCATTTCCTACGCTGCCAGCCATGGCATTTCCTTATTTTGAGAAGTGAGCGATGACAAGACCCTTCATCGCTTCGGCGTTGGATAACTTGCGGCGCACGACGCGCTGGAAACCGTTGAACGCGATGACGGCCGGGATCGCCACGATCAGGCCGACGGCGGTCGCGATCAGAGCCTCGGAAATACCGGCCATGACCACCGAGGGACCGCCTGCGGGGTTGGTCGACAGATCGCTGAAGGCCTGGATGATCCCGATAACGGTACCGAAGAGACCGATAAAGGGGGCGTTGGAACCGAGGGTGCCGAGGATCACAAGGCCGTGGTCGAGCTTTTGTTTCTCGCCGAAGAGAAAGCCGGTCATGCTCTGGTCCATGGCTTCCACGCCGCGGTCCTTGTATTCAAGGCCCTTGAGGATGGTTTGCGATTCGATGGACTGGCTCGTGCTGCACACGCCTTTGATGCCGTCGATGTCGTTGTCGATCAAACGCCGGGTAACCTCGCGCGAGAAGCTCACGAAATCGAGACGGATGCGGGCGTAATAAATCAGACGCTCGACGATGACGCCCAGCGAGATCACGCTGAGAGCCAGGAGGAGCCACAGCACCCACGCGCTGCCTAGGGAAACGATCGCCAGCAACTTGTCCACGATGTTAAATTGCATCTTACTGCTACTCCTTTCGCTGAGAGAACCCTGTTCTCTTCAAGATATGGCATAGGTCCATCAATGGTGTCATCAAGCTTCTGATCGAAAGGCCTGGGACATAAAGTCTTCGTAAAGACGGAGACTGACGATCCCCTCGCCCATTTGTTCAGAACTGACCCGCAGAAGACCGGGTCGATCAGTCGCTTCGTGCAGGATCACGTGATCCCAGGCCAGTCGATCCCGCATGAATTGCGATTGGGCCGCTATTTTTTCCGCACGCGCGACCACCCAGCCGCGCGGGGTTTCTTCAAAAAGATAACCGCGATCGTTCCAGGGCTGCAGAAAAAAGTAGGCCCGATCACCAGCCAGTTTGCCGCTTTCCCAAAGAGCCTTCGGTGTGGCACCGGCCTCATGCTTTGTTCGCCGGTTGCATGCGTACATAAGATCGCGGAATTGGGTGAATGCGTCCCGGACCTGCCGGCTATCGCTGACCGGACGCCACTCTGTTAAGCTACGGCGTTCGGGACGGGCAAGGGTCAGGCGATGGCGTTTCTCAGGCGCACGAAATTCTTGAGCCTTGGGCTTTTGCGAGCCGCCCCCGGTGTATTTTTCCCCTGGCCACCAACTGCGCCAGCTGATCAGGGGCTTCAGGGTTTGCAAAATTTCCTGAAAATTTCTCACAACATTCCTTGACAAGAAACGCAAGGTTCCGTAAACAAACACCTCACCTCGAGAGACTTTAAAAATCTCTCAAAGAATGTGAAAGCGGGTGTAGCTCAGTTGGCTAGAGCGGCGCGTTGCCATCGCGCAGGTCGAGGGTTCGAGTCCCTTCACCCGCTCCAAAATTCACAGTCGAGGTTTCCCAAGCGGGTGTAGCTCAGTTGGCTAGAGCGGCGCGTTGCCATCGCGCAGGTCGAGGGTTCGAGTCCCTTCACCCGCTCCATCATCTTCTTCAAGTATTCCATACTCCACTCTATCGTGAATCCATAAAACAGACGCGGGCAAAAGCTGCAGTCGTCGCAATCCCTTTGCCAATCCCATGGCTCAAGGGCCTCCGAAAAAAAAATCCGCGGATCGAAATCCGCGGACTCTGCAGGCAAAGGATTGGGTACATGCTTACCTTTTACTCCTCTACTGCAAACGCCATTCCAAAAAGACATAGCAGAAGGCACAGCCCCCAGTCCGACTATTCCCTATGAAATCCTGCACCTGCTAGGCCTACCAGATTTCCAGTCACTACAGCCCCTTAACTCCAGCAATTTGGTAAATCTGATAAAAATTCTGCATAGGCCTTAAACTTCTTTAGGGTTGACACCCGCAGGGCCGGGTGCTTTAAAAGCCACGCAATGCGCAAGGTTTCCTCCAGGAATCAAAAGGGAAGTCGGTGAAAATCCGACGCGGACCCGCCGCTGTAAGTTGGGAGCGCCTGATCCAAAACCACTCGATCGCATCGGGGAAGGGGATCAGGACCTGGTCACGACGCCAGAGACCCACAAGCCAGAAGACCTGCCTGCGCCATGAGGTTCGACAATCCCCGGGTCATTGGGAATGTTGAAGTGCAGCGGTGCGTGCGCCGTTATCCTTCCATACCCCGGGTTTGCCGTGACCTCCCCACTTCAGGGAGGAAGTCCGTGCCGACCATTTACACGCAAGCCAGACGTCATCTGCGCATCACCCGTCATCTGAAAATGAACGTCGCTCAAAAAGCGTTCATCACGCTCGCGATCATCGGTGTCGTGCTCTACACGATGTTCTTCACCACAACTCCGATGGTTCATGATTATTTCCATGATCTGCGTCACAGCCTCATGCTGATCCCCTGTCATTGAAAGGCGGACTTCGTGTTACCATTCCTGCTCAGCACTCTGCTTCTTCTCGTCCCTATGCTTGCAGAATCCGCGGAACCCGCCCTTCTGCAGCTCGAAACCTATCAGGATCCCGGTACGGTGCATCCCCGCACAGATACTCTCGGGTTTCGTGTTTTGATTCATGCCCGCGATGGCCATCCCGTTTCGAGCGCGCGTCTTAAAATTCATTTGAAGGCGCCGTCCACACCCTGGATTGGATCAACGGATTTTCCTGTGGTCGAAGGCTCCTCGCTCCTGAATCAGGACATTCATGTGCGCGGCGCCATGCATTCCTTTCAATTCGTGCCACCGATTCGTGGAACTTATACCCTGACCGCAAGCGTGGAACCCTTGCCCGGGGATATGAGTTTCGCGCCGACGCAAAAAAGCTGGCAGACCACCATTCAGGAAAGCCCGGAGCGAAAGACCAATCTCGCCATGCTGA
Encoded here:
- a CDS encoding glutamate-cysteine ligase family protein — translated: MADQKQETLSAEACYEYVYHKVFPLRPADYCTKYPKWPGLVGLEVEMLPLWTKSMDEKKPATVPLFDQGGLVPALESMKAQQSVWRYNYQPDDPTHLLTISLDDSDMISFEPGGQLEFSTRPYPCLSEAIQRMQSIQGILDTALAEKGVSIVQVGMNPWLTVDEIGLQMTKPRYRAMDAFFTNQNEFGRRMMRQTCTIQVNLDFGGNDEVLAKRYLLSNLLAPFATAMFANSPFMDGKVNGYLSNRARTWQHMDDSRTGFPYLEGVVKSMDRKACVQTYYDFIMNGRVVFAEPLQYRVMDGRFRFKDWVEHGIDGVKPTLKDLQTHLSLQFPEVRARGFMELRSLDCQTRFWQVAPAAFYVAMLYNDAALHAGLDLLLPLRGRLIEYWQHSTKGLQNPEMAQLAQKIMRIARDAFGGLPPCFQGADTSRIFEAYLEYYTDRMRTPADDLLDIHAREGGLSGSSFVRLNDQWQSFLDSK
- a CDS encoding biopolymer transporter ExbD, which gives rise to MAGSVGNDEEGINDINVTPLVDVMLVLLIIFMVTANYITNQSINLELPKAATGQDTGATNLGFSIDKDSKLFLDGKPISYEELPQVIAERKKAKPDVQALISADVKTPHGDVVKLIDAVRRYGILNFAINVEVEAQ
- a CDS encoding MotA/TolQ/ExbB proton channel family protein, translating into MQFNIVDKLLAIVSLGSAWVLWLLLALSVISLGVIVERLIYYARIRLDFVSFSREVTRRLIDNDIDGIKGVCSTSQSIESQTILKGLEYKDRGVEAMDQSMTGFLFGEKQKLDHGLVILGTLGSNAPFIGLFGTVIGIIQAFSDLSTNPAGGPSVVMAGISEALIATAVGLIVAIPAVIAFNGFQRVVRRKLSNAEAMKGLVIAHFSK
- a CDS encoding CbtB domain-containing protein; its protein translation is MPTIYTQARRHLRITRHLKMNVAQKAFITLAIIGVVLYTMFFTTTPMVHDYFHDLRHSLMLIPCH